A genomic region of Papaver somniferum cultivar HN1 chromosome 7, ASM357369v1, whole genome shotgun sequence contains the following coding sequences:
- the LOC113297244 gene encoding small heat shock protein, chloroplastic-like — protein sequence MASSLALRRAAQAPNLVKTLFRSSSVSVNPAHSFSRSFNSNASEEMIRDHGEDEHAMDVDRRSPDPFSRRRFYSPNLLSDTFDPFSTRDYDLGSLYGMLDNVMKNPFVKPSVSRGTSGLRRGWNVKEAEDALHLKIEMPGLGKENVKVSVEQNTLTIKGEGEKEDGDDDAENVRKYSSRIELPQEHYKLDQVKAEMKNGVLRVSVPKVKEEEKRNVHHVNVE from the exons ATGGCTTCATCACTTGCATTGAGAAGAGCTGCTCAAGCTCCTAACCTTGTGAAAACTCTTTTCCGATCTTCCTCTGTTTCAGTCAATCCAGCTCATTCCTTTTCTCGATCATTCAATAGCAATGCTTCTGAAGAGATGATTCGTGACCACGGTGAAGATGAACATGCCATGGATGTTGATCGTAGATCCCCTGATCCTTTCTCTCGTCGACGTTTCTATTCCCCAAATCTGCTCTCAG ATACTTTTGATCCATTTTCTACAAGAGATTATGATTTAGGCTCGTTGTATGGGATGTTGGATAATGTAATGAAGAACCCATTTGTGAAGCCTAGTGTTTCAAGAGGAACAAGTGGACTAAGGAGAGGATGGAATGTGAAAGAAGCTGAGGATGCTCTTCATTTGAAGATTGAGATGCCTGGACTTGGCAAGGAGAATGTTAAAGTCTCTGTTGAACAGAACACACTTACAATCAAAGGAGAAGGAGAGAAGGAAGATGGGGATGATGATGCTGAGAATGTCAGGAAGTATAGCAGTAGAATTGAACTTCCGCAGGAGCATTACAAATTGGATCAAGTCAAGGCTGAGATGAAGAATGGTGTTCTTAGAGTTTCTGTCCCCaaagttaaagaagaagaaaagaggaatGTTCATCACGTCAATGTCGAGTAG
- the LOC113297243 gene encoding vesicle-associated protein 1-1-like, translating into MSSGEFLSVEPQELRFPFELKKQISCSLQLLNKSDNHVAFKVKTTNPKKYCVRPNTGVVSPRSTCDVTVTMQAQSEAPPDAQCKDKFLLQSVIASAAATGKDINPDMFNKESGNLIDECKLRVVYAPPPRPPSPVREGSEEGSSPRASSSDNGNFNASDISGARALISKLMEEKSLAVQQSNKLRQELELLRREGTKSSGGIPFLYVAIVGLLGVLFGYLLRKT; encoded by the exons ATGAGTTCTGGAGAATTTCTTAGTGTTGAACCACAAGAATTAAGATTCCCAT TTGAACTGAAGAAACAGATCTCATGTTCTCTTCAACTTTTGAATAAATCTGACAACCATGTTGCTTTTAAG GTTAAGACAACGAATCCGAAGAAGTATTGTGTCCGGCCTAATACTGGTGTTGTTTCGCCTAGGTCTACATGTGACGTAACAG TCACCATGCAAGCTCAAAGTGAAGCACCACCTGATGCACAATGCAAGGACAAATTTCTTCTTCAAAGTGTAATTGCGAGTGCTGCAGCTACTGGAAAGGATATTAATCCTGATATG TTTAACAAAGAATCTGGAAATCTCATCGACGAATGCAAATTGAGAGTCGTTTATGCTCCTCCACCACGACCTCCTTCACCGGTTCGCGAAGGATCTGAGGAAGGTTCATCTCCTAGGGCTTCAAGTTCAGACAATGGGAATTTCAATGCTTCTGATATTAGTGGT GCAAGGGCTCTTATTTCAAAGTTAATGGAGGAGAAAAGTCTTGCTGTTCAACAGAGTAACAAACTCCGTCAGGAACTG GAACTCCTGAGGCGCGAAGGTACCAAAAGCAGTGGCGGGATCCCCTTTCTGTATGTTGCAATTGTTGGCCTGCTGGGTGTCCTTTTCGGCTATCTATTGAGGAAGACATAA